The Strix uralensis isolate ZFMK-TIS-50842 chromosome 13, bStrUra1, whole genome shotgun sequence genome window below encodes:
- the DLG3 gene encoding disks large homolog 3 isoform X8, producing MMNSSMSSGSGSLRTSEKRSLYVRALFDYDRTRDSCLPSQGLSFSYGDILHVINASDDEWWQARLVTPHGESEQIGVIPSKKRVEKKERARLKTVKFHARTGMIESNRSIKTKRKKSFRLSRKFPFYKSKENLAQESSGQEQGVTSNTSDSESSSKGQEDTILSYEPVTRQEIHYARPVIILGPTKDRINDDLISEFPHKFGSCVPHTTRPRRENEVDGQDYHFVVSREQMEKDIQDNKFIEAGQFNDNLYGTSIQSVRAVAERGKHCILDVSGNAIKRLQQAQLYPIAIFIKPKSIEALMEMNRRQTYEQANKVFDKAMKLEQEFGEYFTAIVQGDSLEEIYSKIKQIIEDQSGHYIWVPSPEKL from the exons ATGATGAACAGCAGCATGAGCTCTGGCTCCGGCTCGCTCCGGACAAGCGAGAAGAGATCTCTCTATGTCAG agccctgTTTGACTATGACCGGACCCGGGACAGTTGCTTGCCCAGCCAGGGGCTCAGCTTCTCCTACGGGGACATCCTGCATGTCATCAATGCCTCTGATGATGAGTGGTGGCAAGCCAGGCTTGTGACGCCCCACGGTGAGAGTGAGCAGATTGGAGTCATCCCCAGCAAGAAAAG GGTGGAAAAGAAGGAGAGAGCGCGGTTGAAAACGGTGAAGTTCCATGCCAGGACTGGAATGATTGAGTCCAACAGG TCGATCAAAACGAAACGTAAAAAGAGTTTCCGCCTCTCTCGAAAGTTTCCATTTTACAAGAGCAAAGAAAACCTGGCCCAGGAGAGCAGCGGACAGGAAC AGGGCGTGACATCAAACACCAGTGACAGCGAGAGCAGTTCCA AAGGACAAGAGGACACTATCCTGTCGTACGAGCCAGTGACGCGGCAAGAAA TTCACTATGCGAGGCCAGTGATCATCCTGGGGCCAACAAAGGACCGAATTAACGACGACCTCATCTCCGAATTCCCACACAAGTTTGGTTCCTGCGTGCCCC ACACTACCAGGCCTCGGCGCGAGAACGAGGTGGACGGACAAGACTATCACTTTGTCGTATCCCGCGAACAGATGGAGAAGGACATCCAGGACAACAAGTTCATAGAGGCTGGGCAGTTCAATGACAATCTCTACGGGACCAGCATTCAGTCAGTGCGAGCAGTGGCGGAGAGG GGGAAACACTGCATCCTGGATGTGTCTGGCAATGCTATCAAGAGGTTGCAACAAGCACAACTTTATCCCATTGCCATTTTCATCAAACCAAAATCCATTGAAGCTCTCAT GGAGATGAACCGGAGACAGACGTACGAACAGGCCAACAAGGTCTTTGACAAAGCCATGAAACTCGAGCAAGAGTTTGGAGAGTATTTTACAG ccATTGTACAAGGAGACTCTCTTGAAGAAATTTACAGCAAAATCAAACAGATCATTGAGGACCAGTCCGGGCACTACATCTGGGTCCCATCCCCAGAGAAACTCTGA